The following nucleotide sequence is from Zea mays cultivar B73 chromosome 1, Zm-B73-REFERENCE-NAM-5.0, whole genome shotgun sequence.
aaaaaccagagagacaaaggcactatttatataagaagaaggcaaccgctcacctccaaccacggtcactgaacagtcgcgaagcattcaatacacacttcaacccgtctgaagacgcgCGGctaacgccgtttcacgcaatgcaacacccattgggactccagtcaaccgcgcagaagatatgattacacccgcagtcacatcacattacactcagaagcagccggctaaaacactcagcgtaccaagccgtcccttacccacacccattgggggggacgcccaggagtatatttttcaaaaccgtcacatccgtgcagggcatgcaatgaatacctcaagacaaaaatgagatatcagtaaggatcaaaggaaagccaaatatagccggtgaagtacaaaatatgaccgacagaagcgacgcgaagactagccagggaacgtccatcaaatgtccaatcaatcgcagagcaaataaattgcaccacctagcgagatatgggcggatcacgaactcagctgcaaaagacaaaatacatggtgACCTCTAAagtataatattgatgacataatgctgacctctaaggcattcggaaaAAAGAAAGAATTATTCTCAGCAGaaggacacgaaatgaagaccttcaagaggattattttcaaaaatccactcaaagctcgggagctacacccattgggtgcaccttcggtgcaccccatgaatcaccatttcaagccaagatggtgccgacttctaaggcataagacaagattaaagacaaggctggccctcaaccaaagtacaagaggaaaataaaaataatttctgatgaagaccttcgagtagattatcttccaaaatctactcgaagctcgggggctacacccattgggtgcacctccggtgcatccaatgaagttcagggtcctacaacacGAAATGCCAacttctaaggcacaagcatgaaacaaagctccagtttacgagtgatcagcagcagaaggagacagtaagaaatcgtctTTCTCCAAATTACCTGCAAGCTgggcctaggatctttgggctgattaccccaaaatcaacccaaagatcgggggcttgtgggggacagatatcccccgggtccactggaagggtaaaagacctcacgaaaggcccaagggcccaataaatcgtaaggtcattccttcataggcctggggaggaacaatcagtaaagcagatcgacgtaaggccggatcggtgcaagACCGGATGGCCCTACAGCGTTGAGCAAGAaaccacaacagaagatccgactttcccgcgctggagccctatgcagcggaaccaggcgaggataggtcggcagaatcataggaagatagactcaaacagttcactatcttttagacgcacgttgttatcatatccacatgtattgccccacggtcgaatatataaggcccagggagcaccccttcagatcgatcgatctcactactcagccatccaccttaACTCTCTATGTTCTCGCTTTAGAGAACTACcctgtaacccattacacaaagcatcctcaccaggacgtagggtgttacgcatatctaagcggtccgaacctgtaaacactgtccattgtccctcgtgcgtctggcacgaaccattttgttacagtcggcgacaccgtcctactcctaaaaacacctcgaggggcaaccccgggtgtgcgatcggacccaaaacaccgacataaATGTCCTCCGATGATGCCCAAAAACCTAGAATCAAAACTAATGGTCACATTAGTCTGGAGCCTAAATTTAATTGGAACCGAGGGGTCGTCGTTTCTATAGTGGTGTACACACATTGATATTACCTTCCGTTTTGAAATTGTAGCTCAGTTTTAGTTCTTTTATACTGGGATTCACAAACGTTCTCTGCATTTGAGAATTGCTTAGAAAGTTATGATAACATCACTGCAAGTTCAAATAAATGCATATCAAGATTTTTTGAAGAATGTAATGAGCCACtttgtattattattattgttattattacaaACCGACAATCTTTAAAAGGGCTGAGCCAGGACAAACTCGAACTGAACTGTAATTTAGAATGAATGGAGTGACCACTGAATCGAAGCATCATGCAATGATGTAACATTTCTTCCTTTTTTTAAACAAAGGAATCGTTGATTTTATATTGATAACATATTGTTGCAATTTGTAAAAAAGCAACCTTGCCGAATGGATCATTATTAATTGTGCTACTTCTGCAACATTGTTCTCCAACGTGCTTGCTAACACAGCCTATATCGCGTCAATACGACTAGTTCACTGGCATGGTAGCGCGTTCTTCATGATCCTGGCGTATTTCTCTAGCCTCTTCAATCCTTCTTTGGGAGAGGCTGCTTCGCCTAACTGTCTCACCATTGCGCTACCAATGATCACACCATCTGCACCCCACTCTGCAATCTGTCCAGGTGCAATATATATACTGTTAGAATTTGTTACTATAAAAAAATCTGTGCAATATATATACTGTTAGAATTTGTTACTATAAAAAAATATGTGAATAAGTTTTTGaggcattttttttaaaaaagtttTGCCTACCTGCTTTACATGCTCAGGTTTCGATATGCCAAACCCGACAGCCACGGGTATGTCAGTGACCTGCAGCAAACAAAAAAAACACAAGCCAGCCAGCTCAGTGATTGTGATTGGTAACAACAAAAACGAATAAAAATGgcatcttctctctctctctctcttctccttTTCCATTGACATGACGTATTATTACCTGTTTAACCTCCTGAATGAGAGACTGGACACGTGTGTTCACGTTTGCGCGTGGACCTGTAACTCCATTGACGCTCGCCTGTGATGGTCAAGTAGGATACATGAGCATGCATGCATGTCATCGGCAAGTTCAGTCGCTAGCAAAAACTCCTGGACGGAAAGTTTTGTGTCACTTACGAGATAGACGAATCCTCGTGAAGCTCGTGTTATCTCCTCCATCCTGTCCGCTGGCGTAGATGGTGTTGTGAGCAGCACCTGCATGTGTTCAGGCATTGTTCATGTCGTGAGACAGACGCTGCTTTCTCAATTTTATATTGCGCAGAAGAACTAGTAGGAGACGCACGTGCTTCTCCTTGATACATACCAGCTCGAGGTTGTTCTTGATGGCTTCGGTCCTGAGAGTGAGAGCGCACGAGTTCCCATACGGGAGGTCGGGAACTATGAGGCCGTGCACGCCGGCTTCCTTGACggcggcggcgaagtcggccaggCCCCACCGCACGATGGGGTTGAAGTAGGAGAAGAGCACCACGGGGCAGGACAGCTCCGGCGTCACCTCCTTCAGCATCGCCAGCACGCCGTCCGGCGTCGTGCCGCTCGCCAGTGCCCGCGCCGCCGACGCCTGGATGACCGGCCCGTCGGCGTAGGGGTCCGAGAAGGGAACGCCGAGCTCGATGACGTCGGCGCCGCAGGCGTCCAGGAGCCGCAGCGCCTCCGCCGTCGTCGCCAGGTCCGGGTCGCCGGCGGTGATGTACGGGATGAACGCCGTCTGCGAGAACCACGACGTCACAACGGAGTTCCAAGTCAGGACCCGTACATGGCTGTGCCTACATAATAGTACTGGAGAGTGCAGATGCAGACGACATGGTCTGCGAAACCGGCAGGCATCGGCCGGACAGAACCACGCATGTGCATACCTTGCCCTGCGCCCTGAGCCTGGACATGGTCTGCGACACCGGCAGGCATCGGCCGCCGGCACCGGCGGTGAGCTTGGCCGGCGCCGCCGGGGCAGCCGGAGCTACCGCGGCGACCGCCCTTACAGTGGCCACAGACCTCCGCCGCCCCGGCATGGCCACTGCAGCTGGTAGCCGCTTCGATAACGGCGACGAGTGGACTGCCGCCGGGGAAGAAGACCACTGGGAGGAGGTCGATGCAGCCTTGATCGCGGAGGCCATATGTCTCTAGTACGGGCTCACGTACTGTGCTTCGATTTCGATGGATCGGTTGGAGCTGGTTTATACGGCCGCTACGGTGTGGGGGAGCAAAGTCACTGTGGGCCTGTGGCTTCGCTAGCTAGCTTCACGAGCAGCTGTGTGCAACTGCTCAGCTCGAACTCTGGAACGCCGGCAGTAGGATATGAGATGCTGGTGCCATGCCCACCGTGCCACAGATTATATATAGCAGCAGCGGGACGAGGAGGCCAGCCAGCTTCAGCAACAGTGCAACACCCATCAACAGTGCTTTCTGTACATCTCTAGGCTGAGCCCACGCCCCTACGCGTGTTTAAGGTAGGCCCTTAGCGGTACCCTTTCTCCCACCCCTAAACGGCAGCAACTTTCTCTCGCCCTCGTTGTTTTCAGCAGGTATTTTATCCTATTCCTATCTTATCCTATATTTTAAACCTCATTTTATAAACATTAATATCTACATTATAAAGCCTCTACTTTACATGATCTGTAGCGGACATCCTATATCTAGGTATTCAATATTCTCTTCCTAAATATTTTTATACTCTAAATTATGAAATAAACACaaaattaatatatatatatatatatatatatatatatatatatatatatatatatatatatatatatacacacaccatTTTAGACTATAATAAATACATATGTAGAAAAACAAATTTATTTttttttggaaatacaatataccATTTTAGAGAGAATCGTTGTGAGAGTTGTGATTTAGGGGAATAGTGgataaagaaaaaaaaagagatatAAATAAATGATATAAGAGAACCGTTTCGGACCGCCAGGCAGCTGGCAGGATGTTGCCGGCGTGAAACTGACTGCTCGGGTCATTTGCTAGCTAGCTCCTCGTCATTTAAAAAACGTGTGTGCGGATTTACTGGTCCCGCATACTCTGATAGGGGAAACCTTCTGTGTTCTCGGAGAATTTGGATTTAGGACTCGTTTTGGTTCGTACCCTCCCAGGCAGTTGCTGTCAGGCAACAGAACCTGATGTTCGAAATCGAACGCCGGGAAATGCTGCCTGGGCTAGGCAAGTCCGGCCACGAGTAAACAAAAAGGATCTGTTAGTCAAGAGGCTAAATTTTAGTctaaactaaagtttagtccctatctTATATAATTAAAGAGACTAAAATTATTCCGAACGTATTAAATGACTCCTAAGAAAATAAAAATATCTCTTATCATTCTCTCACCATTAGTGCAATTGAAATAAATAAGGAACAAAATGTGGAATGCATATAGTTTTGTCCCTTTTAGTCATTTTATAGGGCATGTACAACTTAGATACTACGTTGCGATTCTTCAAGCATTAGATACACATAATAAACCCCTTCATATAACATAATATATTTATGTCTTGTATCTTATACACTAGAACCTCTCAACATACAACTTATTTATGTGGGTTGTATGACTAAAACCGTATCTAAACTTAGAGAACAGTGCTAGAGATATTCCATCACCAAGATACCGCCATATATTTTTTGCACTTACCCCTTGATACCCCTTTATGTTACGGGACATTTGTGTGGGTTGTACATACCTTTAAGGGACTAGGAAGTTAAACAGTTTAGTCTCTGTTTTAGTCCTACTATTTgataatttagagactaaatgagactaaaaaaaCTAATCTTTAATCATTCAAAGCAAACATGCCCTCATTAGCCCTGTAAACCTTCTGCGTGCTGTCATAGAAATTTAAAGCAACAATTATTTCAGTGCGCAAgtgtatctctctatatctatatCTTAGAATGACTTAATAAATTTAAATTATTCACGATCTTTATAAGTCATTTGTTAAATCATTTTCGGAATAGGTGATTATCATTTATATTGACGAATAGTTCTACTCTATATATATAATAACATAATGTATATGCGTTACAACAGCACATCAATTATATTTGATAATATAATGCAGCAACTGTATAATATACGAGGGCCTAATGACAAATCAGTGTGATAGATTCTTCTAAAAAAATTAAAATTAAAGTAGACTCCCCTCGTACTGAAGATAGCTGCTCGTGATATGGATTCATTGGTGTCACTAAGTCTATCTTCAACAATATCTGATAAAAGGCACGGTCCACTACATATAAATGATACAAGTTTCCTCAAGGCGTACAACATGGTGCGTTTCGTTCGGGCGGGCCGCCTACGCTGAATCCCGCGGCGCCATGAAGTTGTTGCATGAAGTTGTTTTATATTTGTTGATGCATGTATGTACACCACCGCTATATCTGTTGATTCATGTACGCAGTGAAGATTTTTGACGTTTTATGTACGGAGGTGTTAAAAATATGAATGATATCTAAATCTGACCAAAACTAACTAAATTTACATCACCTAGTTGGATTACATTTTCGTTTCCGTACCATGAAAATATAGTACTGTAGATGATGTAATG
It contains:
- the LOC103644182 gene encoding indole-3-glycerol phosphate lyase, chloroplastic-like, whose translation is MASAIKAASTSSQWSSSPAAVHSSPLSKRLPAAVAMPGRRRSVATVRAVAAVAPAAPAAPAKLTAGAGGRCLPVSQTMSRLRAQGKTAFIPYITAGDPDLATTAEALRLLDACGADVIELGVPFSDPYADGPVIQASAARALASGTTPDGVLAMLKEVTPELSCPVVLFSYFNPIVRWGLADFAAAVKEAGVHGLIVPDLPYGNSCALTLRTEAIKNNLELVLLTTPSTPADRMEEITRASRGFVYLASVNGVTGPRANVNTRVQSLIQEVKQVTDIPVAVGFGISKPEHVKQIAEWGADGVIIGSAMVRQLGEAASPKEGLKRLEKYARIMKNALPCQ